A stretch of the Lactuca sativa cultivar Salinas chromosome 9, Lsat_Salinas_v11, whole genome shotgun sequence genome encodes the following:
- the LOC111901612 gene encoding autophagy-related protein 3 — translation MVLSQKIHDAFKGTVERITNPRTVSAFKEKGVLSVNEFVIAGDNLVSKCPTWSWESGDPNKRKTYLPSDKQFLITRNVPCLRRVASIQEEYEAAGGEILLDDDENDGWLATHGKPKDTKGDEDENVPSMDTLEISKNTVHPISSHFGTEEEEEDIPDMEEFEESDNVIENDPATLQPTYLVAHEPDDDNILRTRTYDVSITYDKYYQTPRVWLTGYDESRMLLEPELVLQDVSQDHARKTVTIEDHPHLPGKHASVHPCKHAAVMKKLIDPLFAGGFEPQVDKYLFLFLKFVATVIPTIEYDYTMDFDLGSSST, via the exons ATGGTTTTATCGCAAAAGATTCACGACGCATTCAAAGGTACGGTAGAGAGGATCACAAACCCTAGAACTGTATCCGCTTTCAAAGAGAAAGGCGTACTTAGCGTTAACGAATTCGTCATCGCCGGTGACAATCTCGTTTCCAAATGCCCTACTTGGTCATG GGAATCAGGTGATCCAAACAAAAGGAAGACATATTTGCCCTCCGATAAACAATTTTTGATCACTAGAAATG TTCCTTGTTTGCGAAGAGTTGCATCAATACAAGAAGAATATGAAGCTGCTGGAGGTGAGATATTGCTTGATGATGATGAGAATGATGGCTGGTTAGCTACTCATGGAAAGCCGAAAG ATACCAAGGGTGATGAGGATGAAAATGTTCCTTCAATGGATACCCTAGAAATAAGCAAGAACACCGTACATCCAATTTCTTCACATTTTGGCACTGAAGAGGAGGAAGAAGACATCCCAGATATGGAAGAGTTTGAAGAATCTGACAACGTTATTGAGAATGATCCT GCAACCCTTCAGCCTACATATCTTGTTGCTCATGAACCTGATGATGACAATATCTTAAGGACTCGAACTTATGATGTCAGCATTAC ATACGATAAATACTATCAAACTCCTCGTGTATGGCTTACAGGTTACGATGAG TCAAGGATGCTTCTTGAGCCAGAATTAGTTCTACAAGATGTCAGTCAAGATCATGCTCGCAAAACG GTAACTATTGAAGATCACCCGCATTTACCCGGGAAGCATGCATCTGTACATCCGTGTAAACATGCAGCTGTTATGAAGAAACTGATTGATCCTTTATTTGCTGGAGGATTCGAACCACAAGTTGACAA ATATCTGTTCTTGTTCTTGAAGTTTGTGGCTACTGTTATCCCAACCATTGAATATGATTACACCATGGACTTTGACCTTGGGAGCTCAAGTACCTGA